One window of Microbispora sp. ZYX-F-249 genomic DNA carries:
- a CDS encoding helix-turn-helix transcriptional regulator, with product MRADRLVSLVLLLRRHGRLSAAALARELEVSTRTVLRDIEALSAAGVPVYAERGRHGGFALLPGFRTELTGLNHDEALALLVAGSRRGAQAFGLGSALASAMLKVVDALPESYRDTAAGAAERLLVDPETDLLSRRLVAEEVPDAIAAEVLRAVFAGHRLRIHYAAVDQAPKWRTVDPIGLVTVRDRGYLLATRSGADRTYRLSRILAAEELAEPARRPERVDLDRAWRERSTRFRTGGDQVTVLVRVDPARREELVSTALAVRAEDTDSDGWLRLEADFQDARHAEWALWQLTTDAEALAPQWLREALHDRAAAIATRYGPSS from the coding sequence GTGCGCGCCGACCGGTTGGTCTCGCTGGTGCTGCTGCTGCGGCGGCATGGCCGGCTGTCCGCGGCCGCGCTGGCGCGCGAGCTGGAGGTGTCCACCCGCACCGTGCTGCGCGACATCGAGGCGCTGTCGGCGGCCGGCGTCCCGGTCTACGCCGAACGCGGGCGGCACGGCGGGTTCGCGTTGTTGCCCGGTTTCCGCACCGAGCTCACCGGACTGAACCACGACGAGGCCCTTGCCCTGCTGGTCGCCGGGTCGCGGCGCGGCGCGCAGGCGTTCGGCCTCGGCTCGGCGCTCGCTTCGGCGATGCTCAAGGTGGTCGACGCGCTGCCCGAAAGCTATCGGGACACCGCGGCCGGCGCGGCCGAGCGATTGCTCGTCGACCCGGAGACCGACCTCCTCTCACGCCGGCTCGTCGCCGAGGAGGTGCCCGACGCGATCGCGGCCGAGGTCCTGCGCGCGGTGTTCGCCGGACACAGGCTGCGCATCCACTACGCGGCCGTGGACCAGGCGCCGAAGTGGCGCACGGTGGACCCGATCGGCCTGGTCACCGTACGCGACCGGGGCTACCTGCTGGCCACGAGGTCCGGCGCGGACCGCACCTATCGGCTGTCCCGGATCCTGGCCGCCGAGGAACTCGCCGAACCCGCGCGGCGACCGGAGCGGGTCGATCTGGACCGGGCCTGGCGGGAGCGCAGCACGCGGTTCCGGACCGGTGGCGATCAGGTCACCGTGCTGGTGCGGGTGGACCCGGCGCGGCGGGAGGAGCTGGTGAGCACCGCGCTGGCCGTCCGCGCCGAGGACACCGACTCGGACGGCTGGCTGCGGCTGGAGGCGGACTTCCAGGATGCGAGACACGCCGAATGGGCGCTGTGGCAGCTCACCACGGACGCGGAAGCCCTGGCGCCGCAGTGGTTGCGCGAGGCTCTGCACGACCGCGCCGCCGCGATCGCCACCCGCTACGGACCGTCATCCTGA
- a CDS encoding ATP-binding protein has protein sequence MFSTVLIANRGEIAVRIIRTLRALGIRAIAVHSDADRDARHVREADLAVRLPRGYLDIDGIVEAARASGAEAVHPGYGFLAENAEFARRCAAGGLVFVGPPAEAIEAMGDKIRAKETVARAGVPVVPGGAEPHDDLAEAAARIGFPVLIKPSAGGGGKGMLRVESADALAAAVESARRTATAAFGDGTLLIERFVDRPRHIEIQVMADGHGNVVHLGERECSLQRRHQKIVEEAPSPLLDEETRARMGAAAVEAARSVGYVGAGTVEFIVPGDRPGEFFFMEMNTRLQVEHPVTEMVTGLDLVELQLRIAAGEPLPFGQDEVRLRGHAVEARVYAEDPARDFLPTGGRILALREPAGEGVRFGVRFDSGLTCGTTVGSDYDPMLAKAVAWAPDRAGALAALDRALASTVILGVTTNIGFLRALLADPEVAAGRLDTGLVERRLSGLVGGEVPDEVLAAAALVFHSGFDRSGSGDPWDVADGWRVGEPAWTVHRLGVPVRVRGAAADAEIEVNERSLGRARLEWTGSEEAAVTLGGVTRRYAVARNRDTVWLAEGGRAWPVTRHEPGDPQDRQGGTLAGDGVVRSPMPGTVLLVKAAEGDRVSAGQPLVVVEAMKMEHTLTAPVGGVLAELRARPGQTVELDAVLARVTPCE, from the coding sequence ATGTTTTCGACTGTCCTGATCGCCAACCGGGGTGAGATCGCCGTCCGGATCATCCGCACGCTCCGCGCGCTGGGGATCCGCGCGATCGCGGTGCACAGCGACGCCGACCGCGACGCCCGTCACGTGCGCGAGGCCGATCTCGCCGTCCGGCTCCCGCGCGGCTACCTCGACATCGACGGGATCGTCGAGGCCGCCCGGGCGAGCGGCGCCGAGGCCGTCCATCCGGGGTACGGCTTCCTCGCCGAGAACGCCGAGTTCGCCCGCCGCTGCGCGGCCGGCGGCCTGGTGTTCGTCGGCCCGCCCGCCGAAGCCATCGAGGCCATGGGCGACAAGATCCGGGCCAAGGAGACGGTCGCCCGCGCGGGCGTGCCGGTCGTGCCCGGCGGCGCGGAACCGCACGACGACCTGGCCGAGGCCGCCGCACGCATCGGCTTCCCGGTGCTGATCAAGCCGTCCGCGGGCGGGGGCGGCAAGGGCATGCTGCGGGTCGAGTCCGCCGACGCCCTGGCCGCGGCCGTCGAGTCGGCCCGCCGTACGGCGACGGCGGCCTTCGGGGACGGCACCCTGCTGATCGAGCGGTTCGTGGACCGGCCCCGGCACATCGAGATCCAGGTGATGGCCGACGGCCACGGGAACGTCGTCCACCTGGGCGAGCGCGAGTGCAGCCTGCAGCGGCGTCACCAGAAGATCGTCGAGGAGGCGCCCTCGCCGTTGCTCGACGAGGAGACGCGGGCCCGCATGGGCGCGGCGGCGGTGGAGGCCGCACGGTCGGTCGGCTACGTCGGCGCCGGCACGGTCGAGTTCATCGTCCCCGGCGACCGTCCCGGCGAGTTCTTCTTCATGGAGATGAACACCCGGCTGCAGGTCGAGCACCCGGTCACCGAGATGGTCACCGGTCTCGACCTGGTCGAGCTGCAGCTGCGGATCGCCGCGGGGGAGCCGCTGCCGTTCGGGCAGGACGAGGTGCGCCTGCGCGGCCACGCCGTCGAGGCCCGCGTGTACGCCGAGGACCCCGCCCGCGACTTCCTGCCGACGGGCGGCCGGATCCTGGCCCTGCGGGAGCCCGCGGGCGAGGGCGTGCGGTTCGGCGTGCGGTTCGACTCGGGACTGACCTGCGGAACGACCGTGGGCAGCGACTACGACCCCATGCTGGCCAAGGCGGTGGCCTGGGCCCCCGACCGGGCGGGCGCGCTCGCGGCCCTCGACCGGGCGCTGGCCTCGACCGTGATCCTCGGGGTGACCACGAACATCGGGTTCCTGCGCGCGCTGCTGGCCGACCCGGAGGTCGCGGCCGGGCGGCTCGACACGGGGCTGGTCGAGCGGCGGCTGTCCGGCCTCGTCGGCGGCGAGGTGCCGGACGAGGTGCTGGCGGCGGCCGCGCTCGTCTTCCACTCCGGCTTCGACCGCTCCGGCTCGGGCGACCCGTGGGATGTGGCGGACGGCTGGCGCGTGGGGGAGCCCGCCTGGACCGTGCACCGGCTCGGCGTGCCCGTACGGGTGCGGGGCGCCGCCGCAGACGCGGAAATTGAAGTTAACGAGCGTTCACTCGGCCGGGCGCGGCTCGAGTGGACCGGCTCGGAGGAGGCGGCGGTCACCCTCGGCGGTGTCACCCGCAGGTACGCGGTCGCCCGGAACCGCGACACGGTGTGGCTCGCCGAGGGTGGCCGCGCCTGGCCCGTCACCCGGCACGAGCCGGGCGATCCGCAGGACCGGCAGGGCGGGACGCTCGCAGGGGACGGCGTCGTACGCAGCCCGATGCCGGGAACGGTGCTGCTGGTGAAGGCGGCCGAGGGCGACCGGGTCAGCGCGGGACAGCCGCTGGTCGTCGTGGAGGCGATGAAGATGGAACACACCCTGACGGCGCCGGTAGGCGGCGTGCTCGCCGAGCTGCGGGCCCGGCCGGGCCAGACGGTGGAGCTGGACGCGGTCCTGGCGCGGGTGACGCCATGCGAGTGA
- a CDS encoding acyl-CoA dehydrogenase family protein — translation MLNDEHVELRKSVEEFAREVVAPVIGDYYERCEFPYDIVRKMGAMGLFGLPVPEEYGGMGGDYFALCLALEELARVDSSVAITLEAAVSLGAMPILRFGTDAQKQRWLPKMAAGEVLGAFGLTEPGGGSDVPGGMRTTAVLDGGEWVINGSKAFITNSGTDITGVVGVAAITGRREDGRPEISTILVPSGTPGFTVSKKYSKVGWSASDTRELSFTDCRVPEENLLGERGRGYAQFLRTLDEGRVAIAALSVGLAQGCVDESLRYVGERRAFGQEIGHYQAIQFKIADMEARAHTARLAYYHAAERMLAGLPFKKEAAIAKLVSSNAAMDNARDATQIFGGYGFMNEFPVGRFYRDAKILEIGEGTSEVQRMLIARELGLPA, via the coding sequence ATGCTCAACGACGAGCACGTCGAACTGCGCAAGTCGGTCGAGGAGTTCGCCCGCGAGGTGGTGGCCCCGGTCATCGGGGACTACTACGAGCGGTGCGAGTTCCCCTACGACATCGTCCGCAAGATGGGCGCGATGGGCCTGTTCGGCCTGCCGGTCCCGGAGGAGTACGGCGGCATGGGCGGCGACTACTTCGCGCTGTGCCTCGCCCTGGAGGAGCTGGCCAGGGTCGACTCCTCGGTGGCGATCACGCTGGAGGCGGCGGTCTCGCTGGGCGCGATGCCCATCCTGCGGTTCGGCACCGACGCGCAGAAGCAGCGGTGGCTGCCGAAGATGGCGGCGGGGGAGGTCCTCGGGGCGTTCGGCCTGACCGAGCCCGGCGGCGGGTCCGACGTGCCGGGCGGAATGCGCACCACGGCCGTCCTCGACGGCGGCGAGTGGGTGATCAACGGTTCGAAGGCGTTCATCACCAATTCGGGCACCGACATCACCGGCGTGGTCGGGGTGGCGGCGATCACCGGCCGCCGCGAGGACGGCAGGCCGGAGATCTCCACGATCCTGGTGCCGTCGGGCACGCCCGGCTTCACCGTGTCGAAGAAGTATTCCAAGGTCGGCTGGTCGGCCTCCGACACCCGGGAGCTGTCGTTCACCGACTGCCGGGTGCCGGAGGAGAACCTGCTGGGCGAGCGCGGCCGGGGCTACGCGCAGTTCCTCCGTACGCTCGACGAGGGCCGGGTGGCCATCGCCGCGCTGTCGGTGGGACTCGCCCAGGGCTGCGTCGACGAGTCGCTGCGCTACGTGGGCGAGCGCCGGGCCTTCGGTCAGGAGATCGGCCACTACCAGGCCATCCAGTTCAAGATCGCCGACATGGAGGCCAGGGCGCACACCGCCCGCCTGGCCTACTATCACGCCGCCGAGCGCATGCTGGCGGGCCTGCCGTTCAAGAAGGAGGCCGCGATCGCGAAGCTGGTGTCGTCCAACGCCGCCATGGACAACGCCCGCGACGCCACCCAGATCTTCGGCGGCTACGGCTTCATGAACGAGTTCCCCGTCGGCCGCTTCTACCGGGACGCGAAGATCCTGGAGATCGGCGAGGGCACCAGCGAGGTGCAGCGCATGCTCATCGCCCGCGAACTCGGCCTGCCCGCCTGA
- a CDS encoding LysR family transcriptional regulator → MELRQLEYFVAVAEERNFTRAAERVHISQSGVSAQIRQLERELGAELFERSARSVTLTVAGKAALGHARAALAAAGALGQAVGEVTGLIRGRLTVGMVVGCTVTPLFDALAAFHRAHPGVEIALLEDNSDRLADGVRSGALDLALAGIAAAPEDLETLTVVSERLVAAVPPDHPLASRGAVTLRELGSHPIVCMPAGTGLRTVFNRACAARDVRPVIALQAGAADAVADLAARGLGVAVLSESMAAAHRDRLVALTIADVESPALLALVWRGGHGPAVREFVRQARRAFAVPSA, encoded by the coding sequence ATGGAGTTGCGTCAGCTGGAGTATTTCGTCGCGGTCGCCGAGGAGCGCAACTTCACCCGGGCCGCCGAGCGGGTGCACATCAGCCAGTCCGGCGTGAGCGCACAGATCCGGCAGCTCGAACGCGAACTCGGCGCCGAGCTGTTCGAGCGGTCCGCCCGGAGCGTCACGCTCACCGTCGCGGGGAAGGCCGCGCTCGGTCACGCCCGCGCCGCGCTCGCCGCCGCCGGAGCGCTGGGACAGGCGGTGGGCGAGGTGACCGGCCTCATCCGGGGCCGCCTCACCGTCGGGATGGTCGTCGGCTGCACCGTCACGCCGCTGTTCGACGCCCTCGCCGCGTTCCACCGGGCGCATCCGGGCGTCGAGATCGCCCTGCTGGAGGACAACTCCGACCGGCTCGCCGACGGGGTGCGCTCCGGCGCCCTCGACCTGGCCCTCGCCGGGATCGCCGCCGCCCCGGAGGACCTGGAGACGTTGACGGTCGTCAGCGAGCGGCTCGTCGCCGCCGTCCCGCCGGACCACCCCCTCGCGAGCCGGGGGGCCGTCACGCTGCGCGAGCTCGGCTCGCACCCGATCGTCTGCATGCCCGCAGGCACCGGCCTGCGTACGGTGTTCAACCGGGCCTGCGCGGCCCGGGACGTCCGGCCGGTGATCGCGCTGCAGGCCGGGGCGGCCGACGCCGTCGCGGATCTCGCGGCCCGCGGGCTCGGCGTCGCCGTCCTCAGCGAGTCGATGGCCGCGGCCCACCGCGACCGGCTCGTCGCGCTCACGATCGCGGACGTCGAGTCGCCGGCCCTGCTCGCCCTGGTGTGGCGCGGCGGGCACGGCCCCGCCGTACGCGAGTTCGTGCGGCAGGCCCGCCGCGCCTTCGCCGTCCCGTCGGCGTGA
- a CDS encoding hydroxymethylglutaryl-CoA lyase — protein sequence MRVTIYEVGPRDGLQNESAVVPVEVKREFIGRLAEAGLTTIEATSFVHPKWVPQLADAGELLESLPRVPGVRYPVLVPNERGLDRALQQGVTDIAIFGSATESFARRNLNRTVESQFEMFAPVVERALAHGMRVRAYVSMCFADPWEGPVAPAQAARVGRRLLDLGCYELSLGDTIGVGTPRHVEALLDAFAEAGVGPDRLAVHFHDTYGQALANTLTAIRRGITVVDSSAGGIGGCPYAKSATGNLATEDLVWMLDGLGVETGVNVRSLAATSLWLAAILGRPSPSRVVQALAKEI from the coding sequence ATGCGAGTGACGATCTACGAGGTGGGCCCGCGCGACGGCCTGCAGAACGAGTCCGCCGTCGTGCCGGTCGAGGTCAAGCGCGAGTTCATCGGGCGGCTGGCCGAGGCCGGGCTGACGACCATCGAGGCGACGAGCTTCGTCCACCCCAAGTGGGTGCCCCAGCTTGCGGACGCGGGAGAGCTGCTGGAGAGCCTGCCCCGGGTGCCCGGGGTCCGCTATCCGGTGCTCGTCCCCAACGAGCGCGGCCTCGACCGGGCGCTGCAGCAGGGCGTCACCGACATCGCGATCTTCGGCAGCGCCACCGAGTCGTTCGCCCGGCGCAACCTCAACCGGACCGTCGAGTCGCAGTTCGAGATGTTCGCCCCCGTCGTCGAGCGGGCGCTGGCTCACGGCATGCGGGTCAGGGCGTACGTGTCCATGTGCTTCGCCGACCCCTGGGAGGGGCCGGTCGCGCCCGCGCAGGCCGCCCGCGTCGGCCGCAGGCTGCTCGACCTCGGCTGCTACGAGCTGTCGCTGGGCGACACCATCGGCGTCGGCACGCCACGGCACGTCGAGGCGCTGCTGGACGCCTTCGCCGAGGCCGGGGTCGGGCCCGACCGGCTGGCCGTCCACTTCCACGACACCTACGGCCAGGCCCTCGCCAACACGCTCACCGCGATCAGGCGGGGGATCACGGTCGTGGACTCCTCCGCCGGCGGCATCGGCGGCTGCCCGTACGCGAAGAGCGCCACCGGCAACCTCGCGACCGAGGACCTCGTCTGGATGCTCGACGGCCTCGGCGTCGAGACCGGGGTGAACGTCAGGTCGCTGGCCGCCACCAGCCTCTGGCTCGCCGCAATCCTGGGCCGGCCGAGCCCCTCCCGCGTCGTCCAGGCTCTCGCCAAGGAGATTTGA
- a CDS encoding carboxyl transferase domain-containing protein encodes MSTSDWPALESRCDPGGEPYKRNAEANERLVADLRERLAAAARGGPERARARHVQRGKLLPRDRVDTLLDPGGRFLELSPLAATGMYDDQAPAAGIITGVGRVAGREVVIVVNDATVKGGTYYPMTVKKHLRAQEVALHNNLPCVYLVDSGGAFLPKQDEVFPDREHFGRIFYNQATMSARGIPQIAAVLGSCTAGGAYVPAMSDEAVIVRGQGTIFLGGPPLVKAATGETVTAEELGGGEVHARVSGVTDHLAEDDAHALKIVRDIVASLGPKSPRPWDVAPSEPPLWDPRDLYGIVPQDTRQPYDVHEVIARVADGSRFLEFKAEYGPTLVTGFARIHGHPVGIVANNGILFGESALKGAHFVELCDRRSVPLVFLQNISGFMVGKAYEAGGIAKHGAKMVTAVACARVPKFTVIIGGSFGAGNYAMAGRAYSPRFLWMWPNARISVMGGEQAATVLTMVGDADADEIRAQYEHQGNPYYSTARLWDDGVIDPVDTRTVLGLALGAAANAPLEPVGYGVFRM; translated from the coding sequence ATGAGCACGAGTGACTGGCCGGCGCTGGAGAGCCGGTGCGACCCGGGCGGCGAGCCGTACAAGCGCAACGCGGAGGCGAACGAGCGCCTGGTGGCGGACCTGCGGGAACGGCTCGCGGCGGCGGCGCGCGGCGGCCCCGAGCGGGCCCGGGCCAGGCACGTTCAGCGCGGCAAACTGCTGCCCAGGGACCGCGTCGACACGCTCCTCGACCCCGGCGGGCGATTCCTCGAGCTGTCCCCGCTCGCGGCCACCGGCATGTACGACGACCAGGCCCCCGCCGCGGGGATCATCACCGGCGTGGGACGGGTCGCCGGGCGCGAGGTCGTGATCGTGGTCAACGACGCCACCGTCAAGGGCGGCACGTACTACCCGATGACGGTCAAGAAGCACCTGCGCGCCCAGGAGGTCGCCCTCCACAACAACCTGCCGTGCGTGTACCTGGTCGACTCGGGCGGCGCCTTCCTGCCGAAGCAGGACGAGGTCTTCCCCGACCGCGAGCACTTCGGCCGCATCTTCTACAACCAGGCCACCATGTCGGCGCGGGGCATCCCGCAGATCGCGGCCGTGCTCGGCTCCTGCACCGCGGGCGGGGCGTACGTCCCGGCGATGAGCGACGAGGCCGTGATCGTGCGCGGCCAGGGCACGATCTTCCTCGGTGGGCCGCCGCTGGTGAAGGCCGCGACCGGCGAGACCGTCACCGCGGAGGAACTGGGCGGCGGCGAGGTCCACGCCCGCGTCAGCGGCGTCACCGACCACCTCGCCGAGGACGACGCGCACGCCCTGAAGATCGTGCGGGACATCGTCGCGTCGCTCGGCCCGAAGAGCCCACGCCCCTGGGATGTGGCACCGTCCGAGCCGCCGCTGTGGGACCCGCGCGACCTGTACGGCATCGTCCCCCAGGACACGCGCCAGCCGTACGACGTGCACGAGGTCATCGCCCGGGTGGCCGACGGCAGCAGGTTCCTGGAGTTCAAGGCCGAGTACGGCCCGACCCTGGTGACCGGGTTCGCCCGGATCCACGGCCACCCCGTGGGGATCGTGGCCAACAACGGCATCCTGTTCGGCGAGTCGGCGCTCAAGGGCGCCCACTTCGTCGAGCTGTGCGACCGGCGCTCGGTCCCGCTGGTGTTCCTGCAGAACATCAGCGGCTTCATGGTCGGCAAGGCGTACGAGGCCGGGGGCATCGCCAAGCACGGCGCGAAGATGGTGACGGCGGTCGCGTGCGCCCGGGTGCCGAAGTTCACAGTGATCATCGGCGGTTCGTTCGGCGCGGGCAACTACGCGATGGCCGGGCGCGCCTACTCGCCCCGATTCCTGTGGATGTGGCCGAACGCCCGCATCTCCGTCATGGGCGGCGAGCAGGCCGCCACCGTGCTCACCATGGTCGGCGACGCCGACGCCGACGAGATCCGGGCACAGTACGAGCACCAGGGCAATCCCTACTACTCGACGGCGCGCCTGTGGGACGACGGGGTGATCGACCCCGTGGACACCAGGACCGTCCTCGGCCTGGCGCTCGGCGCCGCCGCGAACGCCCCCCTCGAACCCGTCGGCTACGGCGTCTTCCGGATGTGA
- a CDS encoding carbohydrate kinase family protein, with protein sequence MSALLVIGDVVTDVVALHDGPVATGTDTPADIALRPGGSGANTASWAARLGADTRLLARAGYDTGEWHAAELTKAGVRPHLRIDPERPSAVVIAMVDATGERSMLTNRGASGHIGAGDWASELLDGVGHLHLSAYTMFAEPGLELARLAMREAAARGISISVDPASYGPLRAFGPERFLHETAPAGIVIPNLEEALLLTDAADPETAARTLSDRYGTAVVKLGAGGAVLARDGRIVAKADAPPAEVVDSTGAGDAFAAGFLVASMAGYASGEALRKGCEAGAAAVAQVGGRPGPGTLPY encoded by the coding sequence GTGAGCGCTCTGCTGGTGATCGGCGACGTGGTCACCGACGTCGTCGCGCTGCACGACGGCCCCGTGGCCACCGGCACCGACACGCCCGCCGACATCGCGTTGCGGCCGGGCGGCTCGGGGGCGAACACCGCCTCCTGGGCCGCCCGGCTCGGCGCCGACACCCGCCTGCTGGCGCGGGCGGGGTACGACACCGGCGAGTGGCACGCGGCCGAGCTGACCAAGGCCGGGGTCCGGCCCCACCTGCGGATCGACCCGGAACGGCCCTCGGCCGTCGTGATCGCGATGGTCGACGCCACCGGGGAGCGGTCCATGCTCACCAACCGCGGTGCGAGCGGCCACATCGGGGCCGGCGACTGGGCGTCCGAGCTCCTCGACGGGGTCGGGCACCTGCACCTGTCGGCGTACACGATGTTCGCCGAGCCGGGCCTGGAGCTCGCGCGGCTGGCCATGCGCGAGGCCGCCGCGCGCGGCATCTCCATCAGCGTCGATCCGGCGTCCTACGGGCCCCTGCGCGCGTTCGGCCCCGAGCGGTTCCTCCACGAGACCGCCCCGGCGGGCATCGTGATCCCCAACCTGGAGGAGGCGCTGCTGCTCACGGACGCCGCGGATCCCGAGACGGCGGCCCGCACGCTCAGCGACCGCTACGGCACCGCGGTGGTAAAGCTGGGGGCCGGCGGTGCCGTGCTGGCCCGCGATGGCCGTATAGTCGCCAAAGCGGACGCGCCCCCGGCGGAGGTGGTCGACTCGACGGGCGCGGGAGACGCGTTCGCCGCGGGGTTCCTGGTCGCCTCGATGGCCGGGTACGCGTCCGGCGAAGCACTGCGCAAGGGGTGTGAGGCGGGGGCCGCGGCGGTCGCCCAGGTCGGCGGCCGGCCGGGTCCGGGAACTTTACCCTATTGA
- a CDS encoding RidA family protein, which yields MERTAVNPWAWSVELGYNQGEIVSGHTRTLYCSGQAAMGGDGKPRHPGDMAAQLALSLDNLEAVLGEAGMSLADLVRLNVYTTDVDRLFEHYGVLASRLGAAGVAPSTTMLGVTRLAIPGLMVELEGTAVA from the coding sequence ATGGAGCGAACGGCGGTCAACCCGTGGGCGTGGTCGGTGGAGCTGGGATACAACCAGGGCGAGATCGTCTCCGGGCACACCCGGACCCTCTACTGCTCGGGGCAGGCCGCGATGGGCGGCGACGGCAAGCCCCGGCACCCCGGTGACATGGCGGCACAGTTGGCGCTGAGCCTCGACAACCTGGAGGCCGTGCTCGGCGAGGCCGGCATGTCCCTCGCGGACCTCGTCCGGCTCAACGTCTACACCACCGACGTCGATCGGCTCTTCGAGCACTACGGCGTGCTGGCGTCGCGGCTGGGCGCCGCGGGGGTGGCACCCTCCACCACGATGCTCGGGGTGACACGACTGGCGATCCCCGGCCTGATGGTCGAGCTCGAGGGGACCGCGGTCGCGTGA
- a CDS encoding YybH family protein yields the protein MPEYEKAMRPEDITRLFVERSNAGDAAGVAALYEENAVLAYPPGSVTAGREAIRALWEKVLANRPRFEPEEPLPTLVSGDLALTSTPPKDGAGARAQVVRRQPDGSWLRVLDQPEFAPPGR from the coding sequence ATGCCGGAGTACGAGAAGGCCATGCGGCCGGAGGACATCACCCGCCTGTTCGTCGAGCGGTCCAACGCCGGGGACGCCGCGGGCGTGGCGGCGCTGTACGAGGAGAACGCGGTGCTGGCCTACCCGCCGGGCAGCGTGACGGCCGGCCGGGAGGCGATCCGCGCCCTGTGGGAGAAGGTCCTCGCGAACCGGCCCCGCTTCGAGCCCGAGGAGCCCCTCCCGACCCTGGTCAGCGGCGATCTCGCGCTGACTTCGACCCCGCCGAAGGACGGCGCGGGCGCGCGGGCCCAGGTCGTACGGCGTCAGCCCGACGGGAGCTGGCTGCGCGTGCTCGACCAGCCCGAGTTCGCGCCGCCCGGCCGCTGA
- a CDS encoding GNAT family N-acetyltransferase — protein MKSGDLQLRRAEKSDADEIFALAREFALTFRPERAPFDAALPQLLENEDAFLIVATVDGTVRGYLLGFTHLTLFANGRVAWVEEAMIESSYRRHGIGRRLLEEFETWARSRQAGYVALATRRAAEFYGALGYEISATYYRKMLRPKI, from the coding sequence ATGAAGTCTGGTGATCTCCAGCTCCGGAGGGCCGAGAAGAGCGACGCGGACGAGATCTTCGCGCTCGCCCGAGAGTTCGCGCTGACCTTCCGCCCCGAGCGCGCGCCGTTCGACGCCGCGCTGCCGCAACTCCTGGAGAACGAGGACGCCTTCCTCATCGTCGCCACCGTCGACGGGACCGTGCGCGGCTACCTGCTCGGCTTCACCCACCTCACACTCTTCGCCAACGGCAGGGTCGCGTGGGTGGAGGAGGCCATGATCGAGAGCAGCTACCGCCGCCACGGCATCGGGCGCAGGCTGCTCGAGGAGTTCGAGACGTGGGCACGCTCACGTCAGGCCGGGTATGTCGCGCTGGCGACCCGGCGGGCCGCCGAGTTCTACGGCGCCCTCGGCTACGAGATCTCGGCCACCTACTACCGCAAGATGCTCAGACCGAAGATCTGA
- a CDS encoding SACE_7040 family transcriptional regulator — translation MKTGRTVKTPTRNRRAEILDAAAALFAARGFHGVSIEDIGAAVGVSGPALYRHFSGKEALLAEMLLDISERLREQGARLATTADPDTAEAALDALLSGHIEFALNHPALIRVHERELDNVPEQARRAIRRLQRLYAEEWVTVLSELHPACPPARLRAATHAVFGLLNSTPRSAGELAPEAMADLLRTMARAALSPLG, via the coding sequence GTGAAGACCGGGAGGACCGTGAAGACCCCTACCCGCAACCGGCGGGCCGAGATCCTCGACGCCGCCGCGGCCCTCTTCGCGGCGCGCGGCTTCCACGGCGTGTCCATCGAGGACATCGGCGCGGCCGTGGGCGTGTCGGGGCCGGCGCTCTACCGGCACTTCAGCGGCAAGGAGGCCCTGCTCGCCGAGATGCTGCTGGACATCAGCGAGCGGCTGCGCGAGCAGGGGGCGCGGCTGGCCACCACCGCCGACCCGGACACCGCCGAGGCCGCGCTCGACGCGCTGCTGTCCGGGCACATCGAGTTCGCGCTGAATCACCCCGCGCTGATCCGCGTGCACGAGCGCGAACTGGACAACGTGCCGGAGCAGGCCCGGCGGGCCATCCGGCGGCTGCAGCGGCTGTACGCCGAGGAGTGGGTGACCGTGCTGTCCGAGCTGCACCCCGCCTGCCCGCCCGCGCGGCTGCGCGCCGCCACGCACGCGGTCTTCGGCCTGCTCAACTCCACCCCGCGCAGCGCCGGGGAGCTCGCCCCCGAGGCCATGGCCGATCTCCTCCGCACCATGGCCCGCGCCGCCCTCTCCCCCCTTGGGTGA